In Nitrospinota bacterium, a single genomic region encodes these proteins:
- a CDS encoding NAD(P)-binding domain-containing protein, with amino-acid sequence MDNIPKILIDNIVPLTGAVMVILFVLPYIWMHNRHSKKVKGRQKEAENFGLREPVSLHPKVNRDICIGSGACIKACPEKEILGTIHGKAETVFASRCVGHGACARACPVGAIELVFGTEKRGVDIPQVFPNFETNVPRIFIAGELGGMGLIRNAMLQGQEAVQYIAEDLKELGSSKKPDVYDLIIVGAGPAGLAASLQAKASNLKYITLDQESSFGGAILSYPRAKIVMTSSVKVPLYGNVKLKEMSKESLLDVWNDIVDKTGIVVDGGEKVEEAKSADGNFIVKTNKRTLKTRFLLLSIGRRGSPRKLGVPGEKLPKVMYRLLEPEKYQNNKIIVVGGGDSAVEAAVALGSQLGNQVDLSYRKESFARIKEGNRTRLNEAVKTGKVKLVMSSNVIEIKKESVVLEQGGKTSELPNDYVFVFAGGELPNDFLRKVGIEIETKFGTR; translated from the coding sequence ATGGACAACATACCAAAGATCCTCATCGACAACATCGTCCCGCTTACCGGGGCGGTCATGGTCATTCTATTCGTCCTCCCCTACATTTGGATGCACAACAGACATTCCAAAAAGGTGAAAGGGAGGCAGAAGGAGGCGGAGAACTTCGGCCTGCGCGAGCCTGTTAGCCTTCATCCGAAGGTGAACAGGGATATCTGCATCGGAAGCGGCGCCTGCATCAAGGCCTGCCCGGAGAAGGAGATCCTCGGCACCATCCACGGGAAGGCAGAGACGGTATTCGCATCCCGGTGCGTCGGCCACGGCGCTTGCGCGCGAGCCTGCCCTGTCGGCGCCATCGAACTGGTGTTCGGCACCGAGAAGCGCGGTGTCGACATCCCTCAGGTCTTTCCGAATTTTGAAACGAACGTCCCCCGCATATTCATAGCCGGAGAGCTCGGCGGAATGGGGCTTATCAGGAACGCCATGCTCCAGGGGCAGGAAGCCGTCCAGTACATCGCCGAGGACCTAAAGGAGTTGGGCTCTTCGAAGAAGCCCGATGTTTACGACCTGATAATCGTAGGGGCCGGTCCGGCTGGCCTGGCGGCATCTCTTCAGGCGAAGGCTTCAAATCTCAAATACATAACCCTGGATCAGGAATCCTCATTTGGTGGAGCGATACTCTCCTACCCCCGCGCAAAGATCGTTATGACAAGCTCGGTCAAGGTTCCTTTATACGGGAACGTCAAGCTGAAAGAGATGTCGAAAGAATCGCTTCTTGATGTATGGAATGATATCGTCGACAAAACCGGAATAGTCGTTGATGGCGGAGAGAAAGTTGAAGAGGCAAAATCCGCGGACGGGAATTTCATCGTAAAGACGAACAAGCGGACGCTTAAAACGAGATTTCTGCTCCTGAGCATCGGCAGAAGAGGCTCCCCTAGAAAACTCGGAGTTCCCGGCGAAAAACTGCCGAAGGTGATGTACCGCCTCTTGGAGCCGGAAAAATATCAGAACAACAAGATTATTGTTGTGGGAGGGGGCGACTCCGCTGTTGAGGCGGCAGTAGCGCTCGGCTCGCAATTGGGCAACCAGGTAGACCTCTCCTACCGCAAGGAGAGCTTCGCGAGGATCAAGGAGGGGAACAGAACCCGCCTTAACGAAGCGGTCAAAACCGGCAAGGTAAAACTTGTCATGTCGTCCAACGTTATTGAGATAAAGAAAGAATCTGTCGTTTTGGAACAGGGGGGTAAAACTTCCGAACTGCCGAACGACTATGTTTTCGTATTTGCCGGAGGCGAACTCCCAAACGACTTCCTCCGCAAGGTTGGCATCGAAATAGAAACGAAGTTCGGCACGCGGTAG
- a CDS encoding HAMP domain-containing histidine kinase, whose protein sequence is MLKQLENLLAANRETLVREWARLMQESSASYGSRPVNELLETCGLAFDAYSSHIMEHGSGKLDDFIDYIVIKRVTAKFSISEVQHAFSLFRTITTPIILSELDAKQSLAAIEAIDRSVNHAIFSFSEKYQKTIDNEMLEINRTLTQTMQNLKKEKDTATRANLLKDQFLANISHELLTPLTSIIGYSKMMIGKMDINSISRDKFKVIYDQGKILQHHINTLILFSQINSGQAKRNNDSLDLKGLLEKCINEALGFLPLNNCKVNLVCQGTPHLITADGEKLRFAIYELIFNAIKFSHHDSCVDVICSYEPDIVRISVKDIGIGINTDNLETIFSPFFQVDGSLTRCYGGSGLGLAMIRKVAELHQGSIHVESTPGNGSRFTLEIPFVPPRHH, encoded by the coding sequence GTGTTGAAGCAACTTGAAAATCTCCTTGCAGCCAATCGCGAAACTCTTGTGCGGGAGTGGGCAAGACTTATGCAGGAAAGTTCCGCGTCATACGGAAGCCGACCGGTCAACGAACTTCTCGAAACATGCGGTCTCGCTTTCGATGCCTACTCATCGCACATCATGGAGCATGGAAGCGGAAAGCTGGACGACTTTATCGACTACATCGTTATCAAAAGGGTAACGGCGAAATTCTCGATAAGCGAGGTGCAGCATGCATTCAGCCTTTTCAGGACCATTACGACACCGATAATATTATCGGAACTTGACGCAAAGCAGAGCCTCGCGGCGATAGAGGCAATCGACAGATCGGTAAACCACGCGATATTCTCATTCAGCGAAAAATACCAGAAGACGATCGACAACGAGATGCTGGAGATAAACCGCACGCTAACGCAAACAATGCAAAACCTGAAAAAGGAGAAGGATACGGCAACCAGAGCGAACCTTCTAAAGGATCAGTTCCTGGCAAACATTTCGCACGAACTCCTCACCCCTCTTACGAGCATAATCGGCTACAGCAAGATGATGATCGGCAAGATGGATATCAACTCGATTTCACGTGACAAATTCAAGGTCATATACGACCAGGGGAAAATACTGCAACACCACATAAACACGCTCATTCTTTTTTCCCAGATAAACTCGGGGCAGGCAAAGAGGAACAACGACTCGCTCGACCTGAAAGGATTGCTGGAAAAATGCATCAACGAGGCGCTTGGATTCCTTCCGCTTAATAACTGTAAAGTGAATCTAGTCTGCCAGGGAACTCCGCACCTCATTACAGCCGACGGGGAAAAGCTCCGGTTCGCCATATATGAGCTCATATTCAACGCTATAAAATTCTCTCATCACGATTCGTGCGTGGACGTAATATGCAGTTATGAGCCCGACATTGTACGGATATCCGTAAAGGATATAGGAATAGGGATAAATACCGATAATCTTGAAACCATTTTCTCCCCCTTTTTTCAGGTAGACGGATCGCTGACTCGCTGTTACGGAGGGAGCGGCCTTGGCCTTGCCATGATCCGGAAGGTCGCGGAGCTGCATCAAGGCTCGATTCATGTTGAAAGCACTCCCGGCAACGGGAGCCGGTTCACGCTGGAGATCCCTTTCGTTCCGCCCCGGCATCACTGA
- a CDS encoding TIGR00730 family Rossman fold protein has protein sequence MKYKHEKDIISRMYKEFPATVSEIDIKMLRSIQDEFTAGFKLLANQGPFVTTFGSARIKPGDPVYALGVKLGEALAKEGYAVLTGGGPGCMEAVNKGAKEANGKSMGINISIPIEQNSNPYAIPSITMNHFFVRKVLLLKFSTAYIFLPGGYGTLDELFETITLVQNGKIKKLPIILIDTAFWHGLMEWINERLITDGLIGPNDTKYFKIVDTVEEAIEVIRTTLTA, from the coding sequence ATGAAATATAAGCACGAAAAAGACATCATCTCCCGGATGTACAAGGAATTTCCGGCTACAGTATCGGAAATCGACATCAAGATGCTTCGAAGCATTCAAGACGAGTTCACCGCCGGATTCAAACTCCTCGCAAATCAGGGCCCTTTTGTCACAACCTTCGGCTCGGCGCGAATAAAACCTGGAGATCCTGTTTACGCTCTCGGCGTGAAACTGGGGGAAGCTCTCGCAAAGGAAGGCTACGCGGTTCTTACCGGCGGCGGCCCCGGATGTATGGAGGCGGTGAACAAGGGGGCAAAGGAAGCAAACGGGAAATCAATGGGAATCAACATATCCATCCCTATCGAGCAGAATTCGAATCCATACGCCATCCCCTCTATTACCATGAACCATTTCTTTGTGCGGAAAGTCCTCCTGCTCAAATTCTCCACGGCATACATATTCCTCCCCGGAGGTTACGGCACTCTCGACGAGCTCTTTGAAACCATCACCCTGGTACAGAATGGAAAGATCAAGAAACTGCCGATAATTCTTATCGATACCGCATTCTGGCATGGCCTCATGGAATGGATAAACGAACGCCTGATAACAGACGGGCTGATAGGGCCCAATGATACAAAATACTTCAAGATCGTAGACACTGTTGAGGAAGCTATAGAGGTTATAAGAACTACATTAACAGCATGA